From a region of the Thermomicrobium roseum DSM 5159 genome:
- a CDS encoding CDP-alcohol phosphatidyltransferase family protein: MLSSLVADRVRLRLQRVGELVGRTGLTPNQLTMIGLFLNGLVGWVAAEGAFRWAGGLLLLAGIFDMLDGAVARATGRVTRFGGILDSVLDRYAEALVIGGLLVWFTRSSAGTVPVLLCYAVIVGSILVSYVRARAEGAGLQLTQGFFARPERIIVLALGLLAERPIWALWLLAVATNLTVLQRLWLVRRASGA, encoded by the coding sequence GTGCTCAGTTCACTGGTAGCCGACCGGGTCCGTCTCCGCTTGCAGCGAGTCGGCGAACTCGTCGGGCGAACTGGCCTCACACCCAACCAGTTGACGATGATCGGATTGTTCCTCAACGGGCTCGTCGGATGGGTCGCCGCGGAGGGAGCTTTTCGCTGGGCCGGTGGGCTCCTACTCCTCGCCGGGATCTTCGACATGCTGGATGGGGCAGTCGCCCGTGCCACCGGGCGCGTCACGCGCTTCGGCGGCATCCTCGATTCGGTTCTGGACCGCTACGCCGAGGCACTGGTCATCGGCGGACTCCTCGTCTGGTTCACCCGTTCCTCGGCGGGAACGGTGCCGGTTCTCCTCTGCTACGCCGTCATCGTCGGCTCCATTCTCGTGAGCTATGTCCGCGCGCGTGCTGAAGGTGCTGGTCTCCAGTTGACGCAGGGCTTTTTCGCCCGACCGGAACGCATCATCGTGCTGGCGCTCGGACTCTTAGCCGAGCGACCGATCTGGGCGCTCTGGCTCCTGGCCGTGGCGACCAACCTGACGGTGCTCCAGCGGCTCTGGCTGGTCCGACGCGCCTCTGGAGCATGA
- a CDS encoding glycosyltransferase family 4 protein, which yields MRILFVSPFDFSCPGGVNEHILHLDAEYRKLGHQTRILAPRSPGEAESDDGHIVKLGVAVPIPANGSTARITLSPFVSGKVKDLLRRERFDIVHLHEPLAPMLPQLALLHSRSVNVGTFHAARAHNWGYLSARPLLSLLFAKLHGRIAVSPAALESIARYFPGYYELIPNGIDVQRFRPDVPPIAQFGRPTLLFVGRFNESRKGLRYLIEALALVRREFPDVLLLVVGPGDPARYARQLERHELVDHVRFTGPVADEVLPAYYTACDVFCAPATGGESFGIVLLEAMASGKPVVATDIRGFRFVLRHGIEGLLVERKNPEVLALALVHLLADPALRERLGKAGRQRAEQFSWAAIAQRTLAYYERLLRGVRETTTEPPIDWWTSLRLALKAWSGR from the coding sequence ATGCGGATCCTCTTCGTCTCCCCGTTCGATTTCAGCTGTCCTGGTGGCGTCAACGAGCACATTCTCCATCTCGATGCAGAATATCGCAAGCTTGGCCACCAGACCCGCATCCTGGCTCCGCGCTCGCCCGGCGAAGCAGAAAGCGATGACGGTCACATCGTCAAGCTCGGCGTCGCCGTACCGATCCCCGCCAACGGATCGACAGCACGGATCACGCTCTCGCCGTTCGTTTCCGGTAAGGTGAAGGATCTCCTGCGCCGCGAACGGTTCGACATCGTCCATCTCCACGAGCCGCTGGCCCCGATGTTACCGCAGCTGGCGCTGCTCCACTCCCGGTCGGTCAATGTCGGCACGTTTCACGCTGCCCGAGCCCACAACTGGGGCTACCTTTCGGCTCGTCCCCTTTTGAGCCTCCTCTTCGCCAAACTGCACGGACGCATCGCCGTTTCACCAGCAGCGTTGGAATCGATCGCGCGCTATTTCCCCGGTTATTACGAACTCATCCCCAACGGGATCGATGTTCAGCGCTTCCGGCCCGACGTTCCCCCAATCGCCCAGTTCGGCCGACCGACCCTGCTCTTCGTCGGTCGCTTCAACGAGTCCCGGAAAGGGTTGCGCTATCTCATCGAAGCCCTGGCACTCGTCCGTCGCGAATTTCCCGACGTGCTCTTGCTGGTCGTCGGTCCCGGTGATCCCGCACGCTATGCTCGGCAGCTGGAACGCCACGAACTCGTCGATCATGTTCGCTTCACCGGCCCTGTGGCGGATGAGGTGTTACCCGCATACTACACAGCGTGCGACGTGTTCTGTGCCCCAGCCACGGGCGGCGAAAGCTTTGGGATCGTCCTGCTCGAAGCGATGGCCAGCGGCAAGCCGGTCGTGGCCACCGATATCCGCGGCTTTCGCTTCGTCCTGCGTCACGGTATCGAGGGGTTGCTCGTCGAACGGAAGAATCCCGAGGTGCTCGCCCTCGCGCTCGTGCACCTTCTCGCAGACCCGGCACTGCGCGAGCGATTGGGAAAGGCCGGACGGCAGCGAGCCGAGCAGTTCTCCTGGGCAGCGATCGCCCAGCGGACACTCGCGTACTACGAGCGACTCTTGCGCGGTGTTCGCGAGACGACAACCGAACCACCGATCGATTGGTGGACCTCGCTCCGTCTCGCCTTGAAGGCATGGTCAGGGAGGTAA
- a CDS encoding PRC-barrel domain-containing protein, giving the protein MELRSLRGMPVIAVESGERFGQVQDILIDPQERRIAIVRVRRGGPFRGDVSDVPFSDLHGIGRDAVMVPSSQVLRPATATTEHLRRIDDLVGSRVVTERGEAAGTVDDAEIDPQTGAVTHLLIAPPGISGLLGRRRTVSIDQVRTIGRDAVVLAAPPSEETQEARTANAAEAASDQ; this is encoded by the coding sequence GTGGAACTACGGAGCTTGCGAGGCATGCCCGTCATCGCGGTCGAGTCTGGCGAGCGATTCGGCCAGGTACAGGATATCTTGATCGATCCTCAGGAACGCCGCATCGCGATCGTTCGTGTCCGGCGCGGTGGTCCCTTCCGGGGTGACGTCAGTGACGTACCGTTTTCTGACCTCCACGGCATCGGGCGCGATGCCGTGATGGTTCCGAGCAGCCAGGTACTGCGCCCGGCCACTGCCACAACGGAGCACCTGCGCCGGATCGATGACCTCGTCGGTTCACGGGTGGTCACGGAGCGTGGTGAGGCAGCTGGTACGGTGGACGATGCCGAGATCGATCCCCAAACCGGTGCCGTGACGCACCTCCTCATCGCACCGCCCGGCATCAGCGGCTTGCTCGGCCGTCGCCGGACCGTGTCGATCGATCAGGTTCGGACCATCGGGCGGGATGCGGTGGTCCTGGCTGCGCCACCATCGGAGGAAACCCAGGAAGCTCGTACCGCGAACGCAGCGGAAGCAGCGTCCGACCAGTGA
- a CDS encoding transglycosylase domain-containing protein codes for MAGRGMRTPGGNGRRSRANGQRKANAGAILLARRRRARRRHPVTTVLLRLLTAIVLSLVLLALAGAGVVGAAGYLGWSALTADLPSPDRFEALEFQTTKIYDRNWVLLSEVTDPTTGYRTAISYEELMDHIRQQQNDPTKPHRAWIIDATIAAEDATFWTNPGVEPRAILRSLVFNLSGESTSGASTITQQLVRMLYPEAIGTERTYRRKVREAIMAIRFTQRYSKQEILMMYLNNVYYGNRAYGIDAAAQAYFNKFAWELSLAEASMLAGLPQAPSVYDPTKNFELAKRRQRYVLDRMVELGMITQEEADEAFAEPLHPQTREGRYNKAPHFVNFVLEYLEAKYGPAAVYRGGLMVRTTLDLAAQQAAEEIVKRRVEQLASYRVNNGALVAMLPWSGEIIAMVGSADFYNDAIDGQFNVTTAERQPGSAIKPVTYLTAFEKAGWYPGTIVFDYAKVWTIPGFGKYEPKNATGQHFGAIAVREALANSLNIPALQAIEVVGVPAMIDMAHRLGIKTGFWRDPNFYGLSITLGGGEVSLLELTNAYATIANNGKYVPYNPILEIIAPGNNRIYQLDRATVLDQGKQVVRAEYAYLITSILSDNKARAMIFGLNNPLVLPELDNRPAAAKTGTSEDARDLWTVGYTTDLVVGVWVGNTDNSPSRGLDGISSAALIWHDFMVKAHQDPQIARSLLGADGRPIPIEFPRPPGIVEVQVCAATGKLPIPGARTVTELSVRDGPPRLRCDQASEYELRELRAALATPKGMTGRGWSSLQAYAAMVGVAPRIEIQRPTPTPGASEQVTPIPGAPPAGSPSPGGAPPSSGTQPTPPRSSLPGEIPTPATP; via the coding sequence ATGGCAGGACGAGGAATGCGGACACCGGGCGGCAACGGCCGACGATCCCGCGCGAACGGCCAGCGCAAGGCGAACGCTGGGGCGATCCTGCTCGCGCGCCGCCGCCGCGCTCGTCGCCGGCATCCGGTCACGACGGTACTGCTCCGGCTGCTCACGGCGATCGTTCTCTCCCTGGTGTTGCTGGCGTTGGCTGGTGCGGGCGTGGTGGGCGCAGCGGGCTACTTGGGTTGGTCTGCGCTCACGGCCGATTTGCCGTCACCGGATCGGTTCGAGGCCCTGGAGTTCCAGACGACAAAGATCTACGACCGGAACTGGGTCCTGCTGAGCGAGGTGACCGATCCGACGACGGGCTACCGCACGGCGATCAGTTACGAGGAATTGATGGACCATATCCGGCAACAGCAAAACGATCCGACCAAGCCGCACCGGGCGTGGATCATCGATGCGACGATCGCCGCGGAGGATGCGACCTTCTGGACCAATCCGGGTGTGGAGCCGCGCGCGATCCTGCGCAGCCTGGTCTTTAACTTGAGTGGGGAGAGTACGAGCGGTGCCTCGACCATCACCCAGCAGCTGGTGCGGATGCTCTACCCGGAAGCGATCGGGACGGAGCGGACGTACCGGCGCAAGGTGCGCGAGGCGATCATGGCGATCCGCTTCACGCAACGGTACTCCAAGCAAGAGATTCTCATGATGTACCTGAACAATGTCTATTACGGGAATCGGGCGTACGGTATCGATGCGGCGGCACAGGCGTATTTCAACAAGTTCGCCTGGGAGCTGAGCTTGGCCGAAGCGTCGATGCTGGCCGGGCTGCCGCAGGCACCCAGCGTCTATGACCCGACGAAGAATTTCGAACTCGCCAAGCGCCGCCAGCGGTACGTGCTCGACCGCATGGTGGAGCTCGGCATGATCACCCAGGAAGAAGCTGACGAAGCCTTCGCTGAACCGCTCCACCCACAAACCAGGGAAGGTCGCTACAACAAGGCTCCGCATTTCGTCAACTTCGTCCTCGAGTATCTCGAGGCGAAGTATGGCCCGGCTGCGGTCTATCGCGGTGGCCTCATGGTGCGCACCACGCTCGATCTCGCTGCCCAGCAGGCGGCCGAAGAGATCGTCAAACGTCGCGTCGAGCAGCTTGCCTCGTATCGGGTCAACAACGGTGCGCTGGTGGCCATGCTTCCCTGGAGCGGCGAGATCATCGCGATGGTCGGAAGTGCCGACTTCTATAACGACGCGATCGATGGCCAGTTCAATGTGACGACAGCCGAGCGTCAGCCCGGCTCGGCGATCAAGCCGGTCACGTATCTGACTGCCTTCGAGAAAGCTGGCTGGTATCCCGGTACGATCGTGTTCGACTATGCCAAAGTTTGGACTATTCCCGGATTCGGGAAGTACGAGCCGAAGAATGCGACTGGGCAGCATTTTGGTGCCATCGCCGTCCGCGAGGCACTCGCCAACTCGCTCAATATCCCGGCACTGCAGGCGATCGAAGTGGTCGGTGTCCCGGCGATGATCGACATGGCGCACCGGCTCGGTATCAAGACTGGCTTCTGGCGGGATCCCAACTTCTACGGCCTTTCGATCACGCTCGGTGGCGGGGAGGTCTCGCTCCTCGAGTTGACCAATGCCTACGCGACGATCGCGAACAATGGCAAGTATGTCCCCTACAATCCGATCCTGGAAATCATCGCTCCGGGAAACAACCGGATCTATCAACTGGATCGTGCGACGGTTCTCGATCAGGGCAAACAGGTGGTCCGTGCCGAGTATGCCTATCTCATCACGAGCATTCTCTCCGACAACAAGGCGCGTGCCATGATCTTCGGGCTGAACAATCCGCTGGTGCTGCCGGAACTCGATAACCGCCCGGCCGCGGCGAAAACCGGGACTTCGGAAGACGCGCGTGACCTCTGGACAGTCGGCTACACCACTGATCTCGTCGTCGGCGTCTGGGTCGGCAATACCGACAACAGCCCGTCGCGGGGGTTGGACGGTATCTCGAGCGCTGCCTTGATCTGGCACGATTTCATGGTGAAAGCGCATCAGGATCCACAGATCGCACGATCCCTCCTCGGTGCAGATGGTCGACCGATCCCGATCGAATTCCCGCGGCCGCCGGGTATCGTGGAGGTTCAGGTCTGCGCCGCGACCGGCAAGTTGCCCATTCCGGGCGCACGTACGGTCACCGAACTCAGTGTCCGCGATGGGCCACCCCGGTTGCGCTGTGATCAGGCATCCGAGTATGAGCTGCGCGAACTCAGAGCTGCTCTGGCGACACCGAAGGGAATGACCGGACGTGGCTGGAGTTCGCTGCAAGCCTATGCCGCGATGGTCGGTGTTGCCCCGCGGATCGAGATCCAGCGCCCAACTCCGACGCCGGGCGCGAGCGAACAAGTGACTCCGATCCCCGGCGCTCCACCAGCTGGATCACCGTCTCCCGGCGGAGCACCGCCGAGCAGCGGTACCCAGCCGACTCCTCCTCGTTCCTCCTTGCCCGGTGAGATTCCGACCCCGGCAACCCCCTGA
- the thiO gene encoding glycine oxidase ThiO, which yields MTTRLELYPDVVVVGGGIIGTTIAYALARQGKRVTLLERESIGDGTSAASAGIVSPLDERHHPVELQDLLWRSLRSYPWLIGSLQEETGLAVGFQQWGTLLVAETEAEIADIRAVGTWLEERGFGVEWLDGPTVREAEPLLPVHVQGALRIDEGASVLVPQLVRATALAAQRYGATVLEHTAVVGMETAGDRVVAIQTARERIATAAVVLAAGAWSGQLTAPLGRPLPTLPVKGQMVLIDGTTRRPRSIIGAPGVTGYVVPRADGLVWVGTTVERGRWGTRPTAHGLWFCIDTARRLAPALLQEELFCAGAGLRPGTVDDQPILGRLPGWRNVWVATGHFRLGIMLAPITAELIARAMELESEDGIPPRFSPQRFLDDTSN from the coding sequence ATGACGACGCGACTGGAGCTCTATCCGGATGTCGTTGTCGTGGGCGGTGGGATCATCGGCACGACGATCGCCTACGCGCTGGCGCGACAGGGTAAGCGCGTGACGCTCCTCGAACGGGAATCGATAGGTGATGGGACGTCGGCTGCCTCCGCAGGGATCGTGAGCCCACTCGATGAACGACACCATCCGGTCGAACTTCAGGATTTGCTCTGGCGCAGCCTGCGCTCGTACCCATGGCTGATCGGGTCGCTCCAGGAGGAGACAGGTCTGGCGGTCGGTTTTCAGCAGTGGGGAACCCTTTTGGTCGCCGAGACCGAGGCGGAAATCGCTGACATCCGAGCGGTCGGAACATGGCTCGAGGAACGCGGCTTCGGCGTGGAATGGCTCGATGGCCCCACGGTCCGTGAGGCAGAGCCACTCTTGCCGGTGCACGTTCAGGGAGCATTGCGCATCGACGAAGGAGCGAGTGTCCTCGTGCCGCAGCTCGTACGCGCAACGGCGCTCGCTGCTCAGCGCTATGGTGCGACGGTTCTCGAGCATACTGCCGTCGTGGGGATGGAGACGGCGGGTGACCGCGTGGTGGCCATCCAGACTGCTCGCGAACGCATCGCAACGGCAGCCGTCGTGTTGGCAGCTGGTGCCTGGTCCGGCCAATTGACTGCTCCGCTCGGGCGTCCACTCCCGACCTTGCCGGTCAAGGGTCAGATGGTCTTGATCGATGGAACGACACGGCGTCCCCGATCGATCATCGGCGCGCCAGGGGTGACTGGCTACGTCGTGCCCCGCGCGGACGGCTTGGTCTGGGTCGGGACGACGGTCGAGCGAGGACGTTGGGGTACGCGACCGACCGCGCACGGCTTGTGGTTCTGCATCGATACAGCTCGGCGTCTCGCGCCAGCGCTTTTGCAAGAGGAACTCTTCTGCGCGGGGGCAGGGCTGCGACCCGGCACGGTCGACGATCAGCCGATTCTGGGGCGACTGCCCGGCTGGCGCAATGTTTGGGTGGCAACCGGCCACTTCCGGCTCGGGATCATGTTGGCGCCGATCACGGCTGAACTGATCGCGCGGGCGATGGAACTCGAGAGCGAGGACGGCATCCCACCCCGCTTTTCCCCGCAGCGATTCCTCGACGACACGAGCAACTAG